Genomic window (Burkholderia pyrrocinia):
CAATGTCGTGTATCCATCCATCGGCGGGATACATTCGGATACGCAATCGCCCATCGTCGCGGGGTGCGAGCCGGCTTCGATGGCCCGCGCGCCACCGGCCGGTCGTGCTGCCCGCGTGGTGCTGCCGGGCGTCCGAGAAGGATCAGCGCAACGCTCGTTTTCCGTTTGGCGTGACAGGCGTCGCGCACGGGAGAAGGAACGTCTCCGTCGGCGAAATCCCGGTCCGTTTTCACGCCGGTTCCGATGCGACGACAACAGCTGTACATATCGCCGAAGCGATGAAACGGACGACAGTCGATTCGTACGATGTACCGCCGGAAGCGGCCCGATCCGAACGGGTGGGCTCGACTGTCGGGGCCGGGCGCCGGGGGCTCGTGATGCCGGGTTGTGCCGCCCCGGGGCCCGTTGTTGCGTTGGCGATTCCGGGCTGGAATAATCTGACGGCTCGCGTGTTTACAGTGGTGCCGGCAGAAGGTCGTTGCGATCGGTGGGGGCGGCAACGACCGAGGGGAGTCGACGACGGGTACCGGCCGTGGCATGCGCTGCGGCTGCGTGTCCGACCGAACGGATACGACCGGGTATCCCGCTCCGAGCCTGCGCACAGGTACCGACATGTCGCGTGCCGCGCCGCCGTGCCAGCGGCGTCCGGGTTCATGCCCGCCACCGTTTCCTTACTGCATCTGCATGATCGAACTTTCGACACGACGCTTGATTGAGCTTTGCCCCGGCCCGCCGCGGCTGCAACGCGCGATCGACGACAATGCGCCGTCCGTCCTGATCGCCGGGCGCGGTGCGGCGGCACCGTCGGCCGTCGCGGCGATGCAACGCGAATACGTGTTGCGCGCAGTGCTGCGCGATGGCTGGTCCGCTGTTCCGCAAGCGATCGTGTCGCACGGCGGCGGGGCCGTGCTGGTACTGGCCGATCCGGGTGGGGAGCCGCTGTCGGTTGCCGGCGTACCGCAGGAAGGGCCGGCCGCGTTTCTGCGGCTCGCGATTGCGCTCGCGACGACGGTAGGCGCGATGCATGCGGCCGGTGTCGTGCATCGCGCACTCGCGCCGCATCGCTTCCTGGTGGACGGCGACGGCCGTGCGTTCCTGACGGGCTTTGACCTTGCCGACTGCCCCGGTGTGATCGACCCGTTGCGCGATGCGGAGCTCGATTGGGGCGACACGAATTTCGTCTACATGGCGCCCGAATTCGGCGCGCGCATGAACACATGTGTCGACGCACGGGCCGACCTCTACTCGCTCGGGTGCATTCTCTATGAGCGGCTGGTCGGTGTGCCGCCGTTCGACGCGACCGATGCCGCCGCACTCGTGCATGCGCACGCCACGCATTCTGCGCGGGCGCCTCACGAGCGTGCGCGGCACGTACCCGAGCAGATCTCGCGGATCGTCATGAAGTTGCTCGAGAAAGCCCCGGACCAACGCTACGGCACCGCCACGGCGCTCGTCGCCGATCTGCGGCGATGCGAACAGTGCTATTGCCGCGACGGTCGCATCCCGATGTTCGTGCCCGACGGGCAGGCAGCGCTGCAACGTTTGCAGCAGACTGCTCATGTGGTGGGCCGGGAAGAGGAGCTCGACGCGTTGCTCGCGCAGTACCGTGTCGTCGCCGCCGGGGGCGAGGCGCGCGTGGCGTGGATCTCCGGCAACTCCGGAATAGGCAAGTCGACATTGCTTCTGGAGGCCGTGGTGCGAATCCGGCAAAGCGGCGCGCCACTCGTGGCCATCAGCAAGGGCGAGGAGGGGAGCCGCGGAACGCCCTATGCCATGCTTTCGCAGGCACTGGGGTCGCTGCTGCAGTTCGTGCTCGGTTGCGTGGACGACGAATTCGAAATCTGGCGCGCCCGCATCGGGATGGCGGTGGCGCCTGTCGGGCGCACGCTGACGAGGTTCCTGCCTGCGCTCGCAGCCGTGCTTGGCCCGCAAGCGGCCATGCCGGAACAAGCCGACCTGGCTCCCGCGCTGGAGCGGGCCCGCGTGTTGCAGGCGCTTGCCCGGCTGATCGCCTGCTTTGCGGCACCGGAGCGCCCGCTCGTGCTGCTGCTCGACGATCTGCAATGGGCCGATGCCGGCACGCTGCAGGTACTGGAGTGTCTGCTGGTCCAGCACCGCGAGACGGCGTTGCTGCTGGTCGGCGCCTATCGCGGGAACGAGGTCGATGCGGGGCACCCGTTGCGGGTCGGCACGATGGCCGGCATTCCCGACGCGTTGACGATGGAACTGGGGCCGCTGAACGAGCGCGCGACGACCGAGCTGATTGCCCGGGCGCTGCATCACGATACCGAAGCACTTCGCCCGTTGTCCGACGTGATCGGACGGAGAACCGGCCGCAATCCGTTCTTCGTGCATCGTCTGCTGCGTCTGCTGGCCGATGAAGGCATGCTCGATTACGATGCGGGCGCCGGCCTTTGGCGCTGGAACATCGCGCGCATTGCCGCGCATCGCGGGAGCGATGACGTCGCCGCGATGTTGACGCGCCAGTTCGAGCTGCTGCCGGACGCCGCGCAATTCATGTTGCGTCTGCTGGCCTGCATCGGCCAGCGCGCATCGACGCGCCTGCTGGCCGTGGCCGCTGGCCTGACCGAGGGCGACGCGACGCAGTGTCTGCAGGCCGCGCTCGACGCAGGCAGCCTCCAGCGCGACGGCGACGACTGGACGTTCCGGCACGACCGCATTCGCGAGGCCGCTTACGCGTCGATCCCGGAGGGCGAACGGGCGCCGCTGCATCATGCGATTGCCTGCCGCTTGCTCGCGGGCGAAGACGCCTGCGCCGACGCCTTTGTGCTGGCGGCACAAGCGAATCTGGCAAGCACGGTCATCGATGCACCCGCGGAACGCCGCGCGTTCGCGCGCGTGAACCTGGATGCCGGGCGGCAGGCCAGGGCGGCAACCGCGCATCATGCCGCGCTCGGCTTTTTTCGCGCGGCACTCGATTTCCTCGGCGCACGGAACACCAGCGAGGATGGACTGAGGGCGCGCATGCTGTGCGGCGAGGCCGAGTTCATGACGGGTGCGCTCGAAGCCGCCGAAGCGCGCCTTGCCGAACTGGAGGTCGTGGCCGGGGACGGTACGTTCGGCGCCGAGCTCACGCGCCTGCGCGCGGCGTTGTACACGGCGCTGGGCCGCTTCGACCTTGCGCTCGGCGTCGGGCTCGCCTTCCTGAAGCGGGCGGGCATCGATATCCCGCCCCATCCCGGCAGCGCGGACGTGCATCGCGAATACGTTCGCCTGCGCGGCTGGCTGGACCGGCACGGGATCGAAGCGCTGCGCGATCTGCCGATCATCGCCGATCCGCTGCAGCGGGCGATCGTCGACATCTTTGTCGACCTCATCCCGCCGGCACTGTATTCGGACCAGGATCTGGTCGACGTGATTCTGCTGCGCGCGGTCAATCTCGCGATCGAGCATGGCCATTCCGACGCCTCCGCCGACGTATACGTCTGCATGAACCAGATCTTCGGTGCACGCTACGGCGATTACGCCGCGTCGCTGGCGTTCGGTGAGCTCGCGCTGCACCTGGTCGACGAGCGCGGACTCGATCGTTACCGCGGCCGTGTGTACATGGCGTACGGGACGATCGTGGTGCCGTGGGTGTTGCCGGCACGTTCGGCCCGTGGCTATATCGCGCGGGCGTTCGAGATCACGGTCGAGTGCTGCGACCACACCTTCGCGATCTATTGCAAGCGCAACGAGGCAACCGGGATGCTGTTTGCCGGCGAGTTTCTCGGCGACGTGCGCGACACCGTGGCGCGTGGGCTGGCCATCGCACGCGACGCGAATTTCCAGCTCGTCATCGATGCGCTGCTCGCGCAGCAGAATCTGGTGAGACGGTTGCAGGAAGGCGAGACCGGCGATCGCGACGCGTGGCTGCCGCCGCCGGACGAAGGCCGGCCGGCGACGCTGGTCGATCTCGCCTACTGGGTCTATCGATTGCAGGCGGCGCTGCTGTTCGGCGATCTGCCGGACGCGCTCGAGGCGCGCCGCCGCGCCGAAGCATGCGAGCATGCCGCGCGCTCGTTTGCCGAGCGGGCCGATTTGCCGTTCTACGGTGCACTCGCCCTGCTCGCGTTGCCGCGCCGTGACGCGTCGCAGGAGGCTGCGCTGCAGCGTCATGTCGAGCAACTCGACGTCTGGGCGCGAGCCTGCCCGGCGAATTTCGACGCGCGACGCGAACTGGTGCGCGCGGAGGAGGCGCGCGTGCACGGTCGATCGCCGGACGCCGCGCAAGCGTATGCGCGTGCCGTGACTCACGCGCGCGTGCATGGCTTTACGCAGGTCGAGGCGCTGGCGTCCGAGTGCGCGGCGCGATTCCATGCGGGCCGCGACGAGATCGCTGCACAAGCCTATTTGCGCCATGCGCAGGGCGCCTGGCAGCGGTGGGGGGCGCTGGCCAAGGTGCGGGAACTGCAGGCAGCGCATGCCGATGTATTCGATGCGCAAGCGTGGGAGCCCGCCGGGAATCGTTTGCACGAGCTGGATGTCCGGGCGGTGCTGCGCATCTCGAACGCGCTGGCGAGCGACATCGTGCCGGCGCGCCTCGTGGAGACGCTGTTGCGCACGACGCTCGAAAGCGCCGGGGCCGAACACGGCGCGCTCGCGGTGGTGCGTCAGGGCGTCTGGCATGTGCCGGCGCGCGCGGACGTGGTCGACGGTACGATCGTCGTGACGCAGGCGGCCGAGCCTTTCACGGCGAGCGTGCTGCCCGTGTCTCTGGTGCAGGCGGTGGCGCGTACGCAGGAGGGCGCGGTGATCGACGATGCGTCCGAGTCGCCGGTCCACGCACAGGATGCGTACGTTCGGCGCAAGCGCCCCCGTTCGGTGATGTGCGTGCCGCTGATGCGTTATGCGACGCTCGTCGGCGTTCTGTACCTGGAAAACAATCTGGCGGCGCGGATGTTTACCGCGGCGAAGGCCGCCCTGGTGGAAGTGATTGCGTCGCAGGCCGCGTTCGCACTCGAGAATGCGCGGCTCTACGAGGAACTGGTCGAGCAGAACCGTCAGCGCACACATGCCGAGGAACAGCTGCGGGCCGCACTTGCCAGCCTCGAGCGCGCCAGCCGCCTGACAGCGATGGGCGAGCTCGTCGCGTCGATCGTCCATGAAGTCGGACAGCCGATTGCGGCCGTCGATACGTCGGCGAGCGCGGCGTTGCGCTGGCTGAACCGGGAGCCGCCGGACGTCGGCGAGGCGCGGGAAATGCTCGTGCATATCAACCGGGGGGCGGCGCGAGCCAAGAGCATCATCCAGGCACTGCGCGCGAAGGCGCGCAAGGCCGCACCGCAATTCACGACGGTCGATCTCAACGAGGCCGTCCGGGAAGCCGCGACGCTCGTCGCACGGCAACTCGACGCGCTCGACGTCGAGCTGGAGCTGCACGGCCCGGACAGCCCCGTCTATGTCCATGGCGACCGGATCCAGCTCCAGCAGGTCGTGATCAACCTGCTCACGAACGGCGCCGAAGCGATGGCGGAGCTCGAGACGGTGCGTCGCCTGTCGCTTGCTTGCGAAGCGGACGGCGTTGACAGCGCACGCGTGACCGTGGAGGATCTCGGCAGCGGGATTGCGCCGGAGATTGCAGACCGGCTGCTCGAACCGCTCTTTACGACCAAGGAGAACGGGATGGGCATGGGCCTCGCCATCTCGCATTCGATCGTCGATGCACACGGCGGGACGTTGACGTTGTCGACCCGCGACGGCGCCGGTACGTGCGCGATCGTCATGCTGCCGCGCGCCGATCCCTGACCGGGCCGTCCGCCGGCGCGCGGCGCGGCGGACGGACAGGTCCTTCGCGATGTCTTCGAGCCGCCACGCGGCCATCCCTGCAAATTCACCAGCGAATACTTCGATGCCCGAAACCAGAATGCCCTACCCGAATCCTTCATCTGCGGATCGGAACGGCCGTGTCGTCTACGTCGTCGACGACGACGAGTTGATTCGTGCCGCGCTGATCGGCCTGCTGCGATCGATCGACCTTGACGTTCGCGCATTTGCATCGACTGAAGAATTTCTCGCGGCGCCGAAGGGCGCCGGACCGTCGTGCCTCGTGCTCGACGTGAGGCTGCGCGGGCAGAGCGGGATTGCGTTCCAGAAGTCGCTGGTCGAGAACGGCGGTCCGCAGATGCCGATCATCTTCATCACGGCGCACGGCGATATCGCGATGACGGTGAAAGCAATGAAAGCAGGCGCGATGGATTTCCTGACGAAGCCGTTCCACGACCAGGAAATGATCGATGCGGTGATCGCGGCGCTCGATCGCGACGCGAAACGGCTGGAGGCCGATCACTCGCTGCTCGATCTGCGCGCGTGTTGGGAATCGCTGACACCGCGAGAATGCGAGGTGCTGCAACACGTCGCGGCGGGCCTGATGAACAAGCAGGTCGCGGGGAACATGGGCATTGCGGAGATCACGGCCAAGATCCACCGCGGTCAGGCGATGCGCAAGATGCAGTGCCGCTCGGTCGCGGAACTGGTGCGCAAGATGACTGCGCTCGGAATCGGGCCGCCCGCACGCTAGCGGCGGCACCGTCATCGGGGAAAGCCTACCCCATACGTAGATATGGTGACGGTGCGGCGGCGTGGCGGTATGCTGGCAACTTGGGTAGCCGTAGTCGGGACGGTCCGTTCCGTTCACTCGCCATAAGCAGGGATGCCTTTCTCACTCTCAGCCACCGATCTCGTATCGATTGTCGACGACGACCCGTTCGTGCGCGCCGCCGCGAAAAGCTTCGTGCGTTCGCTGGGCGGGGAGGCGCACGAGTTTGCGTCGGGCCCGGCATTCCTGGCTTCCGACGTGGCGTCGCGAACAGGCTGCCTGATCTGCGACATCCAGATGCCGGAGATGGATGGCCTCGAAGTGCTGGAGCGGATCGAAGCACGCGGCCTGAATATTCCGACCATGTTCGTCACGGCATTCGCCACTGCCCGCGAGCGCGAGCGCGTGCGGGCCAGCGCCGCGCTGTGTCTGCTCGAGAAGCCGATCGACGCGCAGGAGCTCGAGACGTGGCTCGCCCGCGCGCTCGGCTACGGCTGATCCGCCGCGGTTTGCCGCCACGGCAACCTAAACCTTCGTAGGGGGTGGATGGCCGCTCGTTTGATGGTGCGAGCCCCCGTCTGCGTGTTTTCATTCTTCCTGTACCGTCCGCCGTGGCGGCGACAGGAGAACGAAGATGGCGAACCTTCCTACCTTATCGTGCGGGGCCTTGTCCGAATTCCGCATCGCGCGTCGCATACGCAACGTCGCCCGCGCAGGGTTCCCGTATGTGCGCGAGTTCATCGTGTGGCCCGTCCGTCTTGTCCTCGCCGCTGGCGTGCTGCTCGTCGCGGAGCGCATGCATGATGCTCGCGCCATGCTGCCGAACGCGTTGCCTCCCGTTGCCGGCGGTGGTCTGCTGCTTGCAAGTGCGGCCGGTATCCTGTTTGCGCTAGCGGCGGTGCTGTGGCTGCGTACGCGGAGGCTGGACGCGAGAATCCGGCAGCTCGCCGCGGCCATCGAGCATCATGGCGTCGACGCGCTGCCCGACGCACTGGTCGAACGCGGCGCGCCCTCGATCGCAAGGCTGACACGCGCGATCAACGACGCGCATCGCCAGCACGCGGAACGCGTGACAGAGTTGCTGCATGTACTGGCCGCGTACGCGCATGATCTGCGCACGCCGTTGACGCGGATGATGCTGCGTAGCGGGATGCTGGAAGATGGCGCGTTGCGTGACGCGATGGAGCGCGATCTTGCCGAGATGGGGGAACTGGTCGAAGCAAGCCTTGCCTGCGCGCGGCTTCAATGCAGCGTGGCGGAGCCGCCGCGGCGCGTCGACGCGGACGAGTTGCTCGGCGTGCTGGTCGACACCTATCGCGACGCGGGCCTGACCGTCGGCCTGGACGGGCGGGTGGGCCATCCGCTGGTGACCTGCCCGCACGCGCTGCGCCGCGTGCTCGTCAATCTGATCGACAATGCGCTGCGTTACGGCGGCGACGTCCGCCTGTGTGTCCGGGTCGAGGCAAGACGCGTGATGCTCAGCGTGGTGGATTCGGGGCCCGGCATCGTGCCGGCGGAGCTGGAGGCGGTGTTCGCGCCCTGGTATCGAGCGCCGCAGACAGCGGCGCGCGCGTCCGGATCGGGGTTGGGGCTGGCGATCGCGCGCCGTCTGACGCAGGCGATGCAAGGGGAATTGCAGTTGAACAACCGCAGTACCGGAGGCCTCGAAGCGAGAGTGACGTTGCCGCTCGCCGTCGCATGACGGCATGGGGCGATGTCATTGGCGAGCGTGACGACATTGCCCCGCCGGGCGAAGCCAAAGCGATCGTCTAGGCGTGGCGCCGGGATTGCAGCGAGAGCCTGCGTCGCTCGGTTCTCAACGAGTTGGCGCCAACTGAATTCGGTCGTCGGCTGGTGCTTTCGAAGATGCCGGTGTTTTCCGGCCTGACGGCGGCCGAAGGGGCTTGCCGTCATCGATGCGCAACGTCAGCCACGTCGATCAATCGGCGCGCCATGGAATGACACGAACCGGTCAGGTGTTATGAGCGAGTAGCACGTCAATGGGTTGGCGCGCCGTCCCTGAACCAGACCTCTTCCAGATGAATTCCATAGACTCGCGTCAGATTCCGGTTGTACCGCATCGTCCGCTGGCAGGCAGTGATCACCGAACGCTGGTACTCGCCGCGTTAGGCGGGGCACTGGAGTTTTACGATTTCGTGATTTACGTGTTTTTTGCAGCGGTGATCGGCCATCTGTTCTTCCCGCCGTCGATTCCCGACTGGCTGCGCCAGGTGCAGACATTCGGTGTATTTGCGGCAGGCTATCTCGCGCGGCCGCTCGGCGGCGTGATCATGGCGCACTTCGGCGATCTCGTCGGTCGCAAGCGCATGTTCACGATGAGCGTGATGCTGATGGCCCTGCCCACGCTGATGATGGGGCTGCTGCCGACCTATGCGTCGCTTGGCGTTGCTGCGCCCGTGCTGCTCCTGCTGTGCCGGGTGGTGCAAGGTGCGGCGGTGGGCGGCGAGGTGCCGGGGGCCTGGGTGTTCGTCTCCGAACATGTGCCGCCGCGTCATGTCGGCTATGCGTGCGGTCTGCTGACGGGCGGCCTGACGTTCGGCATCCTGCTCGGCTCGCTGATCGCGTCGGCGATCAACCATCACTATTCGCCTGCGGCAATCAGTGCCTATGCGTGGCGGATGCCGTTTGTCATCGGCGGCCTGTTCGGAATCCTGTCCGCGTTTCTGCGACGCTGGCTCAATGAAACGCCCGTGTTCATCGAAATGAAGCAGAGCCGGTTGCTGGCCGGCGAAGTGCCGTTGAAAGCCGTGCTGCGCGATCATGGCCGGGCAGTGCTCGTATCGATGATCCTGACGTGGACGCTGACCGCGGCGATTGTCGTCGTGATCCTGATGACGCCGACGCTCGTCGCAAAGCGCTTTCATATCGACCCCGCGCTCGCGCTACAGGCGAATTCGGCAGCCACGTTCTGCCTGACGATCGGATGCGTCGTCGCCGGTTCGGTGGCGGGGCGGATCGGCACCGGCCGCACGATCTTCGTTGGCTGCCTGCTGCTCGGCGCATCGTATTTCCTGATGGCCAGGCAACTCGCCGTGGATCCGTCGTTGCTGCTGCCGCTCTACGCGGTATCCGGCTTCTTCGTCGGTGCGGTTGCGGCGATTCCGGTTGCGATGGTCAACGCGTTTCCGCCGATCGTGCGCTTTTCGGGCATCTCGTTCTCGTACAACGTCGCGTATGCCGTGTTCGGTGGTCTTACGCCGGTGTTCGTGTCGGTGATGCTGAAATCGAATCCGCAGGCGCCGGAAATTTATGTGGGCGCGCTGTGTATCGTCGGGGCGCTGGCAGGTCTCGCGTTGCGCCCCGCGCGCTAGGCCGATGCCGTAGCAGGCGCACCCAGCTTCGCACCGAAGAAGTCGCCGAGCTTCGATACGGCAGCATCGACGTACGGCGCTTTGTCGTACAGGGCGACATGGGTGGCGCCTTCAACCCAGCACAGTTCCTTGGGTTCCTGCGCATTGGCGAAGGCGTCCGTCGACATCCATGACGTCACGGCCTCGGTGCCGACGATCATCAGCAACGGACGCGGCGCGATCAGGTCGATGAACCGGAATGCGTCGAAGTGTGCGATGCGATCGACACTGTTCCAGGTGAAGAAGCTGGCTGAGCGAGGGTGATGCGCGCGCGGCGAGCAGTAGTACTCCCAGCCTTCGAACAGATGCAGGTCGCCCGACCGTGCAAGTTCTTCAGTCGGGAAAATCTGAAACACGCCCACGCCGTCACCGTTGACCTCGGCAATGCGAGCCGCTGCGGCGGCATCGAGCATGCGTTGGAATATTGCGGGATCCTGATGACCATCCGCGCCGAAGCGAAACTGCAGGTTGATGTCCGCGGCGCTGACCGTCGCCACCGCCTTGATGCGACGGTCGGTGGCGGCGGCGGGAATGACGTAGCCGCCGGATGCGCAGATGCCCAGCGCACCGATGCGATTCGGATCGACGTCGTCCCGTGTCGCGAGGAATGAGACGGCGGCCTTGAAGTCCTCGATGCGGTGGGCGGGATCTTCGAGTCCGCGCGGTTCGCCCTCGCTCTCGCCCTGGTGGGCCGCGTCGAAAGCAAGCGCGATGAACCCTTGCTGGGCCAGACGCTGCGCGTACAAACCGGCAGCCTGTTCCTTGACGCCGGCGCCAGGGTGGCCGACGACGATTGCAGGACGCAGGATCCCGGCTTTGGCAGGCTGAAGGTAGAGGTGGCCGGCGAGTTTCACCCCGGCGCTGTCGAAGCTGACGAATATTTTCATGGTTGATCCAATGGCGTGCAAAAGAGGCGTTTCCCGATATCGGCCCGCAGGAGCCACCACGTCACGCCGCAGACTCGTGCGAATCACTGCCCACATACGTTCGTATGTTCATCGCCTGTTGCCTGGGCCGACGTGAAGTCCTGCAATTGCCGCTGCGCCGCTTGCAAACGGCGACAACGGAAAGGAATCCTGAAGGCGTGCAAATAGCCTCGTTGGAGAACCCGGACCGTTATGCCGTGCGCGCGTGCGTCGCGTCGCGATGCCGGTCGGGCGAAGTCGCATCGGCGGTATTGTCGCCTTGGGATTTCGACGGGCTGTTCTGGTCCGAGCGTGCGATCTGCAGCGCGGCGGCGATGTCGTCCGGATAGCGCGGTTCGCTGCGGGCCGGGTTGTAGCCGGCCTGCTCGAGCCGAACGAGATCGGCGCGCACGGCGGCGCGCGTGAGGCTGTGTCCGGCATCGGCGAAGGACACGACGGGAACGATGGCAAGCAAGGCGGCAGCGAGGATTCGAGTGGCTTTCATCTGAGGGCTCCTGAAGTCAAGTGATCGGATCGACCGTCGGACATCCGAGTCAGCGTCGTATGTCGCATGTCTTCCGCATGTCGACAGTAGAACCCGCCAACGTATCGGCGATGTTTCCGCAACCCGGGCTTCGTGCATGCTGATGTTTCGGGCGCGGCCCTGGATACGGTGCGATACAAAATCGGGCGATGCCGTATCGGTCTTGCCGCGACGGCTTCGCTCACTGCGGCGGCGGTGCGGTTCGCATCGCATCGGTCCGCGCAACGCCCCGAACCCGATCGCCACGACAGGTGGCTGACGGGGAGGGCAGCTGTGCTGCATCCGCCCGTCGATACCCCGGGCCGTGTCGGCGCGTCTGTCGTCGACGTACCAGGCCGCTGCGTTCCGGTAAGCGATACGGGGCGCGGGTGACGGCAGTGTGTGATTCAACGTCGATAGGGTCCGGTCAAACCATCGATTGCCCTGATCATCCCTTCGTACAAGTAGCCCCGTGCATCCGGTTTCGATACCTTGTCTTCACTGCGCCGCGGGTTGCGTTCGCAGTCCCGTTTCACGGCGGCGCTCAGGCGCTTTGCCCGAGAAACCCCTTACCGCTCGAGGATGAAGGCAAATGTCGATCAGTGAACGGATCCCGGTGTTCCTCGCCGTCAGCGAGGTCTTTTTTCGCGGCGCCGACCGGGACTTCGCCGGCGAAGCGCGTGTGCCGACCGTGCGCACGATGTCGATGTGCCCGGATGCCGTGTCGCCGCTTGATGACGGGCGATGCCAGTCGACCGAGCCGTGTGGTCGTCATCACGCAGTGGTTGCCTGACGGTAGCAAGGCAAGCGCTGCCGCCTCTGGCGGCGTGTGCCCAGGGACGATTGGAGGTGTTGACGCAATGAGGACGACGATGGATTTCGCGACGAGCGCGATGGCGGTGGATCCGTGGACGCAGACGCTCGGTCTGCTTGCGCAATTGAGCGGGAGCAGCGATGCGCGCGTGGTGGCGCCTTTGTGCGAGACGCAGCGCGGGTGCGTGTCCGGATACGTGGCGCACCAGCGGCCGGTGAGCGTCGTGCGTCGCTCGGGCTTGGTCAACTTTGTCGATCGTCCTACTGCAACGACCGTGACGATCGCATGGCGCGATTCGACGCATTGCTCGTACGGTGACCAGCTCTGGCAGGCGTCACGTGCCATAGTGAACGGCGTCTGTGCGGTGAGCGGGCATCCGATCCACCGTGGCGACGCCGTCTACCAGCCGCGCCCGGATCATCCGAAGCCGCTCAACGCCGACGCGATGATTCTGGCGTCGGCGTTGCAGGAGATCGAAGAGGACTGATCGATCCGCGTGGGTTTTCTGAACGGAGCCGGGCGTTTCACGAACCATCTGCCGTAGACAGAAGGCTGTATTGCCGCGCGAATTCGATCGGCACCGGATCGCCGCAGGCATGATGAACAAGCAGATCGCGGGCAACACGGCGATGGCGGACATCGCGGCCCGGATTCATCGCGTTCAGGCGATGCGGAAGATGCAGTGCCGTTCGGTCGCCGAGCGGGTGCGCAAGACGGAGGCGCTCGGCATCGGGCGCGCTTGCGCGCTGGCCTGGCCGCCGTCGTTGGGGACGCCAGACCTATACGCACATATGATGGCGGCGCGGCTGCACGGCGGTAAGCTGGCACGTCGGGCAACGGTGTTCTTGACGGGCCTGTCCGTTCGCCTCGCCATGGTGCACGGTTTGACGGTGTTGAGTGTGGTTCGACTTCGAAGACGAGGGGCGCTTGGATACGCTACAGAACATGCGGATATTTGCCAGAGTCGCGGAATGTGGCAGCTATACGGCTGCCGCGCGGCGTATGGAGATCTCCACCGCTTACGTTTCCCGGTCGGTGTCGGATCTCGAAGCGCACTTGCGCACACGACTTCTGAATCGCACGACGCGCAGGATTGCGTTGACCGAGGCCGGCGCACGCTATCTCGATCGCTGTCGCGGCATTCTGGCCGATATCAATGCGGCGGAACGCGAGGCCGCCGACACGCATGCACGTCCGATCGGACGATTGCGTATTCATGCGACACCCAGCCTCGGACAGTACTACGTCGCGCCCGCCGCGGCACTGTACCGTGAGCGTTATCCCGACGTGTCGATCGAGCTGACGCTCGGACAGGAAATTCCCGACCTGCTGAATGATGGCTACGACGTCACGGTGCAGATGACGCTCGGCAACCTCCCGGATTCCGGGCTCGTGGCTCATCGGCTGGGAACCTCATACAGCGTGCTTTGCGCGTCGCGGGCCTATCTGGAGCGCAA
Coding sequences:
- a CDS encoding trifunctional serine/threonine-protein kinase/ATP-binding protein/sensor histidine kinase, with amino-acid sequence MIELSTRRLIELCPGPPRLQRAIDDNAPSVLIAGRGAAAPSAVAAMQREYVLRAVLRDGWSAVPQAIVSHGGGAVLVLADPGGEPLSVAGVPQEGPAAFLRLAIALATTVGAMHAAGVVHRALAPHRFLVDGDGRAFLTGFDLADCPGVIDPLRDAELDWGDTNFVYMAPEFGARMNTCVDARADLYSLGCILYERLVGVPPFDATDAAALVHAHATHSARAPHERARHVPEQISRIVMKLLEKAPDQRYGTATALVADLRRCEQCYCRDGRIPMFVPDGQAALQRLQQTAHVVGREEELDALLAQYRVVAAGGEARVAWISGNSGIGKSTLLLEAVVRIRQSGAPLVAISKGEEGSRGTPYAMLSQALGSLLQFVLGCVDDEFEIWRARIGMAVAPVGRTLTRFLPALAAVLGPQAAMPEQADLAPALERARVLQALARLIACFAAPERPLVLLLDDLQWADAGTLQVLECLLVQHRETALLLVGAYRGNEVDAGHPLRVGTMAGIPDALTMELGPLNERATTELIARALHHDTEALRPLSDVIGRRTGRNPFFVHRLLRLLADEGMLDYDAGAGLWRWNIARIAAHRGSDDVAAMLTRQFELLPDAAQFMLRLLACIGQRASTRLLAVAAGLTEGDATQCLQAALDAGSLQRDGDDWTFRHDRIREAAYASIPEGERAPLHHAIACRLLAGEDACADAFVLAAQANLASTVIDAPAERRAFARVNLDAGRQARAATAHHAALGFFRAALDFLGARNTSEDGLRARMLCGEAEFMTGALEAAEARLAELEVVAGDGTFGAELTRLRAALYTALGRFDLALGVGLAFLKRAGIDIPPHPGSADVHREYVRLRGWLDRHGIEALRDLPIIADPLQRAIVDIFVDLIPPALYSDQDLVDVILLRAVNLAIEHGHSDASADVYVCMNQIFGARYGDYAASLAFGELALHLVDERGLDRYRGRVYMAYGTIVVPWVLPARSARGYIARAFEITVECCDHTFAIYCKRNEATGMLFAGEFLGDVRDTVARGLAIARDANFQLVIDALLAQQNLVRRLQEGETGDRDAWLPPPDEGRPATLVDLAYWVYRLQAALLFGDLPDALEARRRAEACEHAARSFAERADLPFYGALALLALPRRDASQEAALQRHVEQLDVWARACPANFDARRELVRAEEARVHGRSPDAAQAYARAVTHARVHGFTQVEALASECAARFHAGRDEIAAQAYLRHAQGAWQRWGALAKVRELQAAHADVFDAQAWEPAGNRLHELDVRAVLRISNALASDIVPARLVETLLRTTLESAGAEHGALAVVRQGVWHVPARADVVDGTIVVTQAAEPFTASVLPVSLVQAVARTQEGAVIDDASESPVHAQDAYVRRKRPRSVMCVPLMRYATLVGVLYLENNLAARMFTAAKAALVEVIASQAAFALENARLYEELVEQNRQRTHAEEQLRAALASLERASRLTAMGELVASIVHEVGQPIAAVDTSASAALRWLNREPPDVGEAREMLVHINRGAARAKSIIQALRAKARKAAPQFTTVDLNEAVREAATLVARQLDALDVELELHGPDSPVYVHGDRIQLQQVVINLLTNGAEAMAELETVRRLSLACEADGVDSARVTVEDLGSGIAPEIADRLLEPLFTTKENGMGMGLAISHSIVDAHGGTLTLSTRDGAGTCAIVMLPRADP
- a CDS encoding response regulator transcription factor, with the protein product MPETRMPYPNPSSADRNGRVVYVVDDDELIRAALIGLLRSIDLDVRAFASTEEFLAAPKGAGPSCLVLDVRLRGQSGIAFQKSLVENGGPQMPIIFITAHGDIAMTVKAMKAGAMDFLTKPFHDQEMIDAVIAALDRDAKRLEADHSLLDLRACWESLTPRECEVLQHVAAGLMNKQVAGNMGIAEITAKIHRGQAMRKMQCRSVAELVRKMTALGIGPPAR
- a CDS encoding response regulator transcription factor; protein product: MPFSLSATDLVSIVDDDPFVRAAAKSFVRSLGGEAHEFASGPAFLASDVASRTGCLICDIQMPEMDGLEVLERIEARGLNIPTMFVTAFATARERERVRASAALCLLEKPIDAQELETWLARALGYG